The sequence CTGCGTCGGGCGCAGGAGGCAAAGGCTGCCCGCTCTGCCCTGCAGGACAAAGGAAAGGGAGGGACTATGGATTTTGTAAGAAAACAATCGGCGTTTCGGCCGACGGTACTGGCCGCCTTGCTGAGCGCGACATCGCTCGTGCCGGCCCATGCCCAAGAGGCGGCATCGCAACGGGTGCAGGATACGCTGCCCTCCAAGGAGGACGTCGCAACCAACTTCAGCAACGACAACTTCTCCCCCTATGCCGACAGGGCCTTCCCGACGCAGGTTCTGTGGGGCGACACACACCTTCACACGCAGGTTTCGGTGGATGCCGGCACGATGACGCGGCTTTCGCAGGAGGATGCCTATCGCTTCGCGCGCGGCGAACAGGTGACGACGACGCACGGCTTGCAGGCCAAGCTCAGCCGGCCGTTGGATTGGCTGGTGATCTCGGATCACGCCGAAATGTACGGGCTGATGCCGCAGCTTTTGAACGGCGATCCCGAAGTGCTCGCCACGGAGCAGGGGCGCGACTGGTACGACAAGCTGACGAGCGGCAACGATCAGGTGGTGTTTGACACTGCGATGGAGATCGTGGCCAGCCTTTCGGGCGATGTGATCCCGATCGACAACCCGAAAGCGGTGAAGAACGCCTGGACGGAGTACACCGCGCTGGCCGATCGCTACAACGAGCCGGGCGTGTTCAGCGCGATCATCGGCTTTGAGTGGACAAGCGAAGGCGGCGACAACATCCACCGCAACGTGCTTTTCCGGGGCAATGCCGCCGAGGCCAACCAGACGGTGCCGTTCTCGCAATTCGACAGCAAGAACCCGGAAGATCTTTGGGCCTATCTGCAGGCCTTTGAGGATCGCACCGGAGGCGATGTGCTGGCGATCCCGCACAACGGCAACCTCTCCAACGGGCGGATGTTTTCGAACCTGACCTTCGACGGCGCGCCGCTGACGGCCGAAATCGCGGCCCTGCGTGCGAGGTTCGAGCCGGTGATCGAGACCACGCAGATCAAGGGCGACGGCGAGGCCCACCCGTTCCTCTCGCCAGACGATGAGTTCGCCGATTTCGACACCTGGGATGCCTCCAACCTCAACGGCACCGAAGTCAAAACCCCCGAAATGCTGGAGTTCGAATACTCCCGCGAGGCGCTGAAGAACGGGCTGCTTCTGGAATCCACGTTGGGCGTGAACCCCTTCAAGGTCGGCCAGATCGGCAGCACCGATGCGCATACCGGGCTGGCCGCCGTGGGGGAGGACAACTTCTTCGGCAAGCACTCCGGCGTTGAGCCTGAGCCCAATCGCTGGAAGCACCTTGTGATCGAAGCGCCGGATCCGTCGCTGTCGATCTACGGCTGGAAACAGGCCTCTGGCGGGCTGGCCGCTGTCTGGGCGGCGGAAAACACGCGCGAAGCGATCTTTGACGCCATTGAGCGGCGAGAGGTCTATGGCACCACCGGCTCGCGCATCATGCTGCGGTTCTTCGGTGGCTGGACCTTCGCCCCGGAGGACGCGATGTCCCGCCTGCCGGGCGACATCGGCTATGCCAAAGGTGTGCCGATGGGCGGTGATCTGCCGCGCAATCCCGGCGAAGGGGCGCCCAATTTCCTGATCGCGGCCCTGAAGGATCCGTTCAGCGGCAACCTTGACCGCGTACAGGTGGTGAAAGGCTGGCTAAACGCCGACGGCACCAAGGGCGAGAAGGTCTACGATGTGGCGTGGAGCGACGAGCGTCAGCCAGATGCCAACGGCAAGATCCCTTCGGTGGGCAACACGGTGGATATCGCCAACGCCACATGGACGAACTCCATCGGCGCGCCGGAGCTGATCACCTATTGGGAAGATCCTGATTTCGACCCGTCTCTCAAGGCTTTCTATTACGTGCGGGTATTGGAAATCCCGACACCGCGCTGGACGGCCTATGAAGCCAAACGCTTCGCCGTGGAGATGGACAGCGATGTGCCGATGGTCACAACGGAGCGCGCCTATAGCTCGCCGATCTGGTACACCCCGCGCTGACCTGCTGAAAAGCCATGAAAAAAAGGCGCCTGTTAGTGGCGCCTTTTTTGTGTGGTCGGTCTGGCCGGCTTAGCGGCGACGATCCCGGCGCGAGGACATCGGCTGGAAGGCCACGCCCACATGGGCTTCGCAATAGGGTTTGCCGGGCTGAACGGGCAGGCCGCAGAACCAGAAATCCTCGGTGGCGGGATCGCCGATCGGCCATTTGCAGGTGCGCTCGGTCAGCTCCATGAGCGTAAGCTTCTTGGCTTTCTTCTCCACCTGGCGCACGGATTCCAGTGCTTCGGGGCTGATCTCGTTGGCCGAAGGCTGCGGAGGCAGCGGCTGGCCTGCGGGGATGATCTGCTTGCGCGCCGGGGTGGCGACCTTTTCGGCCACGGCCGGTTTGGGGGCGGGCTTCTCAGGCTTGGGCGTGGGGTCTGCTGCCGGTGCCGGTTTGGCTTCGGCCTCTGCGGGGGCTGGCTTGGCCTTGGGCGCCGGTTTCGCGGCGGGCTTTTCCTTGGCGGCTGGCTTCGCGGTGCCGCCACCGCCGGTGCGGTTGGACAGGCCCAGCCGGTGGACCTTGCCGATCACGGCATTGCGGGTCACCCCACCCAGCTCCTTGGCGATCTGGCTGGCGGACTGGCCCTCTCCCCACATCTTCTTGAGGATTTCGACGCGTTCATCGGTCCAGGACATCTGACTTCCTTTTCGGTCCGCACGCGCAGGTTCGGGGCTCTGGGCGCCCGGCATTTCCATCGCGTGCCTGGGAGAATTCTGCTGACCCCCTATTTTAATCACGGAAACGCAGGATACAAGCACTTGCGACACCAAGAGAACAGGGGAATCGAGATGCAGGACGCCGCAGAGCGCTACGACATGGGCACACGCCGCTTCGGCCGGGTGAACTGGCTGGGCACGGCGACGCTCGCTAGCCGCGAAATGCGCCGCTTCCTCGGCGTCTGGACCCAGACCCTGTTGGCACCGCTCGTCACCGCCGGGCTTTTCCTTGCGATCTTCAGCCTCGCCATCGGGCCGGCTCGGGGGGACGTGAACGGCGTGCCCTTCGCCGCCTTCCTCGCGCCGGGGATCCTGATGATGACGGTGATCCAGAACGCGTTTGCCAATACCTCCTCGTCGATCATGATCGCCAAGGTGCAAGGCAATATCGTGGACACGCTGATGCCGCCGCTTTCGGCCGGTGAGCTGCTTGT comes from Pseudoruegeria sp. SHC-113 and encodes:
- a CDS encoding DUF3604 domain-containing protein; the encoded protein is MDFVRKQSAFRPTVLAALLSATSLVPAHAQEAASQRVQDTLPSKEDVATNFSNDNFSPYADRAFPTQVLWGDTHLHTQVSVDAGTMTRLSQEDAYRFARGEQVTTTHGLQAKLSRPLDWLVISDHAEMYGLMPQLLNGDPEVLATEQGRDWYDKLTSGNDQVVFDTAMEIVASLSGDVIPIDNPKAVKNAWTEYTALADRYNEPGVFSAIIGFEWTSEGGDNIHRNVLFRGNAAEANQTVPFSQFDSKNPEDLWAYLQAFEDRTGGDVLAIPHNGNLSNGRMFSNLTFDGAPLTAEIAALRARFEPVIETTQIKGDGEAHPFLSPDDEFADFDTWDASNLNGTEVKTPEMLEFEYSREALKNGLLLESTLGVNPFKVGQIGSTDAHTGLAAVGEDNFFGKHSGVEPEPNRWKHLVIEAPDPSLSIYGWKQASGGLAAVWAAENTREAIFDAIERREVYGTTGSRIMLRFFGGWTFAPEDAMSRLPGDIGYAKGVPMGGDLPRNPGEGAPNFLIAALKDPFSGNLDRVQVVKGWLNADGTKGEKVYDVAWSDERQPDANGKIPSVGNTVDIANATWTNSIGAPELITYWEDPDFDPSLKAFYYVRVLEIPTPRWTAYEAKRFAVEMDSDVPMVTTERAYSSPIWYTPR
- a CDS encoding GcrA family cell cycle regulator, with amino-acid sequence MSWTDERVEILKKMWGEGQSASQIAKELGGVTRNAVIGKVHRLGLSNRTGGGGTAKPAAKEKPAAKPAPKAKPAPAEAEAKPAPAADPTPKPEKPAPKPAVAEKVATPARKQIIPAGQPLPPQPSANEISPEALESVRQVEKKAKKLTLMELTERTCKWPIGDPATEDFWFCGLPVQPGKPYCEAHVGVAFQPMSSRRDRRR